In one Chiloscyllium punctatum isolate Juve2018m chromosome 17, sChiPun1.3, whole genome shotgun sequence genomic region, the following are encoded:
- the rflna gene encoding refilin-A, which produces MVGQLNLQDMNENFEMKCKNQERFLDSPDSGVPPSPSPPFFALSPRIPEDKGNPTSLRSSPAPATRSQEGKLIPYISLSSLPLDPRHRMQPVCFGERIELNCESEQEIRCHSLVRYDSEKHYRDCIYYETVPTITFYTETVITTPNCTWRNYKSQLRFEPRQKPLRFESTTIIFPKRTKNIFRTTLNYNPRGSSRRFMSSVRLQTIEMVKPCFIYMGDL; this is translated from the exons ATGGTGGGTCAGTTAAACTTGCAAGACATGAACGAGAACTTTGAGATGAAATGTAAGAACCAGGAGCGTTTTCTGGACAGTCCTGACTCTGGGGtccctcccagccccagccccccttTCTTTGCACTTTCTCCACGGATTCCTGAGGACAAAGGAAACCCAACATCCTTGAGAAGCAGCCCAGCACCAGCCACAAGGAGCCAAGAGGGAAAACTG ATTCCGTACATCTCCCTGAGCTCACTTCCATTGGATCCAAGGCACAGAATGCAGCCTGTGTGCTTTGGTGAGAGAATTGAGCTGAATTGTGAATCAGAACAGGAAATCCG CTGTCACTCTCTTGTGAGGTATGACTCCGAGAAGCACTACCGGGACTGTATCTATTACGAAACAGTTCCAACCATCACTTTCTACACTGAGACCGTCATCACCACTCCCAACTGCACTTGGAGGAATTATAAATCACAACTCCGATTCGAGCCTCGTCAGAAACCTCTGCGGTTTGAGAGCACCACCATCATTTTCCCAAAACGTACAAAGAACATTTTCAGGACCACACTGAACTACAATCCCAGGGGCAGCAGCAGGCGCTTCATGTCCAGTGTTCGACTACAAACCATTGAGATGGTCAAACCCTGTTTCATTTACATGGGGGACCTGTGA